The DNA window GGGACGCCGAGGATCGCGGTCAGCCCCTCCTCGCCGACGCCTTCGTCGATCTCGTTGGTGTGGCGGAAGCGGCTGTCGCGCGGGTAGTCGGAGGTGACGTACGGCTTCGCCGTCTGTGCGACCAGGCCGCCGAGGCCGGCGCCCATCGGCAGGCGCAGGGACTGGAAGCGGGCCGAGACCGAGCCGTGGGTCACGCGCATGTAGGTGTCGCCGCGGTCCGGGTCGTCGAGGGTCAGGTAGGTGACGTCCGCGCCGATCAGCGTGTGCGCGCGGGTGACGATCGCCTTCAGGACGGCGTCGAGGTCGCGCAGCGCGGCCAGGTCGCCGGCGGTCTCGAAGAGCGCGACCAGCTCCGCCTCGCGGCGGCGCGAGCGGGCCAGCGTGGCGCGGACTTCCAACGCCACCCGTTTGGCCGCCTCCAGCTCCGCCAGCTCCTCGGCGCCCGCGCCGGCCACCCGGGCGGCGACCACCGGGCCGTCGTACTCGATGGCGGCGGCGTCGCGGGCCAGCAGGTCGAGGAACACCGAGGGTGGGCGATGCGCGGACATGGCGCCCAGCATCACGCGCTCCTCACCGCGCTGTCCATCCGCCGTCCATGGCCAACGAGGCGCCGGAGACCGAGGCGGCGGCCGGTGAGCACAGGTAGGCCACGAGCTCGGCCACCTCGGCGGGCTCGATCAGACGCTTGATGGCCGAACGCTCCAACATGATCTTGGAGACCACCTCGTCCTCGGGGATGCCGTGCGCGGCGGCCTGGTCGGCGATCTGGTTCTCGACCAGCGGGGTGCGGACGTAGGCCGGGTTCACGCAGTTCGAGGTGACGCCGTACGGGGCGCCCTCCAGCGCCGTGACCTTCGACAGCCCCTCCAAGCCGTGCTTGGCCGTGACATAGGCGGCCTTGAACTCCGAGGCCCGCAGGCCGTGCGCCGAGGAGATGTTCACGACCCGGCCCCAGCCGCGCTCGTACATGTGCGGCAGCGACTCGCGGATCAGCCGGAACGGCGCCTCCAGCATCAGCCGCAGGATCAGTGAGAAACGCTCGACCGGGAACTCGTGAAGCGGCGCCACGTGCTGCAGTCCGGCGTTGTTCACCAGCACGTCCACGCCGCCGACCCGGTGCGGCAGCGCCGAAGCCTGGTCCAGGTCGCTCAGGTCGGCGACCAGCGCCACCCCGCCGATCCGCTCGGCGGCGGCGTGCGCGCCGTCGGCGCTGATGTCGGCCACCACCACCTTGGCCCCGGCCGCGGCCAGCCGCTCGGCGCAGGCCAGGCCGATGCCGCCGGCCGCGCCGGTGACCAGCGCGGTAAGGCCGGACAGGTCCAGGGGTGCCGGGGAGGCGGGGGAAGCCACGGAGGCGGCAGAAGTGGCGGCAGCGTCCATAGAAGGCGTCATACCCGATCACGCTAGAGAGCGGTCATCACGCTTCCCATGTCGGCCGCCGCCACATACCAGCGACGCCTCATGGCTGCCCCAGCCATGACGTGGGGTCGTACGGCGGTTCTCCCGCCTGACCGGTATCGAAGTGCGCGACCTTGCCGTCCACGACCTCGAAGTGCCAGCGGGTGTTCATGCCGCCCCACTGCTCGTTGGTGTACTCCGCGATCAGGTCGCGGCCGTCCGGGGACTGCACGATCACGTCCATCCGGCCGTGCGTGTCGTAGACCTCGCGCTGGAGCCAGTCCCCCAGCAGGCGCGGCGTCCCGTCGTCGGTCATCGTCGCGTTCCCGGTCATGGCGGCCTGCACGGCCGCCGGGTCGTTGGCGTTGAGCGCGTCGACGAACGTGCGCACCGCCGGGTCCACCAGCTCCGAGGTCGGCATCATGAGGCGATGATCGGACGC is part of the Catenulispora sp. EB89 genome and encodes:
- a CDS encoding 3-hydroxybutyrate dehydrogenase; this encodes MDAAATSAASVASPASPAPLDLSGLTALVTGAAGGIGLACAERLAAAGAKVVVADISADGAHAAAERIGGVALVADLSDLDQASALPHRVGGVDVLVNNAGLQHVAPLHEFPVERFSLILRLMLEAPFRLIRESLPHMYERGWGRVVNISSAHGLRASEFKAAYVTAKHGLEGLSKVTALEGAPYGVTSNCVNPAYVRTPLVENQIADQAAAHGIPEDEVVSKIMLERSAIKRLIEPAEVAELVAYLCSPAAASVSGASLAMDGGWTAR
- a CDS encoding nuclear transport factor 2 family protein yields the protein MMPTSELVDPAVRTFVDALNANDPAAVQAAMTGNATMTDDGTPRLLGDWLQREVYDTHGRMDVIVQSPDGRDLIAEYTNEQWGGMNTRWHFEVVDGKVAHFDTGQAGEPPYDPTSWLGQP